The window aaatcataaactcGCAGTTTGCATTATATTGGTTTTTTCAGTCGGACAATTAAGTTTGATAAATTTTCAGGAGTAGATGGGTGGTGTTAAGCAAAATTTTGCAATCAACTTTTcttttaaccaaaattaaaatgtatcaTGAATAATAGTTGAGATTAGGGTTGGGTTTCTAGCCAATTTTATTGTGTTGTTTTCATTCAgcacaattataataattaatatatatatatatatatatataataaaaatcaattacataaattctatttaaaactcacccaaaaatattattatcaagtaaaatagattttaaaaaataacaaatatttaaattttctaaagaaGTCAATAAATTTCCAATTCAGCTCAAGGAAATGTCACTTAAATGGTCATCATTCATCAAAATGGATGGtttcagtaaaaaaaaaaaaaagaagatactTGGAACAAAAGACTTCATTTTTACACAGATTAAAAGTCAATGTTGTTAATCtgcataaaaaaatttgaaaaaaaaaaactgaataagTAGGAAAGAAAGCAAAAGAGGCCCTTTATGTTCCATGCAGTAGGCCATTCCTCTCCACATCAAACCATCGTTGCAAGATCACCAAGAAAGAACATATTGAATTTCAAAGGTACATGTTACAAAGGTAGCTCCACAAAACATTTTCAAGATTTCCTAAATCCTCTATTCTTCTGCCCTCCCACCCTGTAGCATTCCCAAAACATGACAATAAgaataaatgatatattaattcTTAAGGCTTTGTTTGTGTCGTgagttaatttcaaataactcaatatcCAATCAACCACAACATTAAATCACCatcaatcatatataataatgtttttatacaataaaTAACTTGATTTTCAAtaccctacatcaaacaagattatttagaaataacaaaatatcaaacaaagtcttattcttcttcaaccAAAACATCATTTCAAATATGATCAACTTCATCTCAATTATCATGTCACCACTTGTATATAGTTGGTGTACATGAGGACTAGCATGTAAAGGATTATATCCTATAAAGGAGTTTTACCCTAGGTTAAACATatgaatgaatataaattttttcttatcTGATTTCTCGATACCTTCCCTTAAGTGTAAACCCTAAGTTATATTATCAATTCATAATATCAATTAACTGCAGCCTACATATTCTGTGTCAGTTAAGAAACATCATCTTGACAATGTTTTTGACAACACGACAAATTATGGTAAACcaaacatgattttcacatGACCATACGattccatttgaaaacactttcttTCTAGCTCTAAATCCGAATTCAAATGAGAAACCACcaataaattaatatgattatgTGTATGACtaagttttattttcaaatgttaTCTCATATGGATCCACAATCAGGAGTTTTTTAAATGTGCctttaaaagttaaaacatgTATATAGactgttaaataaaaaaaaaagtgcatTACCTTGTGAGGGGGTGGTGTACCAGGTCTCAACATATGGTTGTTTAAGAAGCTTATATTACCCTTCTTATTCGATGATTTCAGAATCTGAAACGAACAAATAAGTGACTCATCCACACTCATCATCGCACCAGCATTATCAAACTCCCCACAATAATTTGGGGCTGAGAATATCGTCACCAGTTGTCTATTTGCAAAAAATTCATATCCATCTTCTACCACCTGATATGAGCAATTTACAATTCAAACATAGAACACATATCTCAGTCATGATAATCTTGGACAGAAAACTTTTAATGCTTCATTTAATGCTACTTACTTGATGAGCTCTACAGATGAGATCAAGATCGAGTTTCTCAAGGAATTCAGAAACTATATCATCTCCAAATGTATATGACACACCACGATCATTCTCTCCCCATCCTCCAAGCTCTTTATTCGGATCAGACCAAAGTAAGTCGCATACCAAGCCTTGGTCAGGGACATCAACAGGTCTAGCAATATTCCTAATCTGATCAAGACTTTTCAAACCAGGAGATAATCCTCCATGCATGCATAGGATTTTCTCATCAATAAGAGCAGCGATTGGGAGACAGTTAAAGCAGTCGGTAAATGTTTTCCAGATCCGGAGATTAAACCTCCTCTTGCACTCATCATAGAAACCGTATATACGATTAATAGAAGCACACTCATGGTTTCCCCTGAGAAGAAAAAAGTTCTCCTTGTATTTGATCTTGTATGCTAGAAGAAGACATATTGTTTCTATACTCTGCTTACCACGATCAACATAGTCCcccaaaaacaaataatttgattCTGGTGGAAAACCCCCATATTCAAACAACCGTAGAAGATCAGGAAATTGACCATGGATATCTCCTGCATGTCACAAACTTTTTCATGAGTGAAACCCTCATTCATATTCAATTAGTAAGATCAAACTTCTACATGAGAAATGAAAAACCCTAAAAATTCAAACAGAGTTGGATCCTAAAACAATTTCATACCGCATATTTTAATAGGGGCTTCAAGCTCTAGAAGATTAGGCTGGCTAAGGAAGACTTGTTTTGCGGTCACACAAAGATGACAGATTTCCTGCTCCGTTAAGTGAACTATCTTTCCGGGCCGGGTATTCTTGGAGTTAAGAAGTCGACCGATGATATCATCGAGAAGAGTAACGTCCATTGCTTGTCTTCCTAATACAAAATCAGGTTTTACAATCCCTAAAACTTCTTCAATCGATCAAAAGAGATACAATAACAACAGATGAACAAAGAAAGGTATGAATCAAATTCAAGTATCTGAAAGATAAAAAAGAACAAATACCAACAAAAGAAAGTGagctctctcttctctctccggTTATAAGTACTTAGGATTCCGGCCGGTCCCGCCGACGCCGACTTTTTGTACGGTTGAAAGAAAGGGAGTCGCTTTGAAAGACGTTTGGAATGAAGAGAATGAATATGtttaaaaccctatctctcaaacTGTGCACGTGACCTTCTTATCCCACtaaacttcaaattttcaaaatttatatataattagtatatttttcaaaataaaataaaataaatttacctataattatatatatgctatatatatccattttacaaaatatataaataatattttcatttctatatatatatataataaattcatattattttataatattcttcttctAATCAGATTAACGGTAACAAACTCCTgcttttcttttctaatttataaaattaatttttttttataaattaatttttttttataaattaatttttttttataaattaattatatttagttatctattataatttctatcaaaattatatatcacTCATGCCTAATTAATacaattatcttatttttattaaataaatcaattatatatatattatatattattttaaattttattatttataaaattttaatttaacatatttatttctaacttttgtaattaataaatcattaaCATTTAGAGGTTAACCACTTATAAACCTTTATTAATGTGTATAATTAGCTTCTTCTTTTGTAACAATAAATTGTATTATctgaatttgtttaaattttttattttaaaatattgagatccaaaatataaaaaattatatttaaaattaaaattagttaagaGTAATAtacaaactatttaaataaataattataaataatataataaccaaatattgttttttcccttgttttataaataaattactttttgtTCGTGTTGGTTTTGTAGATTAAGCTTTAGCATCTTGTACCTTGGGCATGATCAGGGCTGGCCTTGAGATTTTGAGGCcatatgtaaatttaaattttggggccccttaaaatagtaaattttttttttaaaattttaattaataaaataaaatataaataattaatatattataataggaGACTAAAATGgagatataaaaattatttttataatatatatttaatattaaagaagaaaaaagaggaaaaaataatattaataatataatattattaaatataaaaaatggggGCCCTATAAAAGTGGGGGGCCCTATGCAAGTGCATTGGTTGCCTTACCCCAGGACCGGCCCTGGGCATGATGCACAATGCCAGTCAGTGTTGGCATTTGAGAACATGGAATTCCTCAAACATCTTGGGCATGaacaatttgaaaattttgaattctcAATTATAGTCTTATGAAACTATTTTCGAGTGGGTCTCTTTAAAGAGTTGAATACATAAACGTTCCGAAAAATAAAAGTCACGTATTAGACAAAACTATGAATTTGGACAGACAAATTCACAATTCATgacacaataaaaaaatcttattataattaatcacattagttaattttaaattaaaaaaaaaattatttaagcctatttaaatagattaattgatatttttaataaaaattaattaattttataaaaaaaatatacattaatatttaaaatataaaacatatataaatctaatttagatatattttagaaataaaatctctatttattataatatagttattttatttatatgaaaaaaattataattaaaagcAAAACGTGCAAGCTGAATAAATGGGTTGTGCCCAAAGTACATATGATGAT is drawn from Impatiens glandulifera chromosome 3, dImpGla2.1, whole genome shotgun sequence and contains these coding sequences:
- the LOC124931853 gene encoding serine/threonine-protein phosphatase PP1-like codes for the protein MDVTLLDDIIGRLLNSKNTRPGKIVHLTEQEICHLCVTAKQVFLSQPNLLELEAPIKICGDIHGQFPDLLRLFEYGGFPPESNYLFLGDYVDRGKQSIETICLLLAYKIKYKENFFLLRGNHECASINRIYGFYDECKRRFNLRIWKTFTDCFNCLPIAALIDEKILCMHGGLSPGLKSLDQIRNIARPVDVPDQGLVCDLLWSDPNKELGGWGENDRGVSYTFGDDIVSEFLEKLDLDLICRAHQVVEDGYEFFANRQLVTIFSAPNYCGEFDNAGAMMSVDESLICSFQILKSSNKKGNISFLNNHMLRPGTPPPHKGGRAEE